In Candidatus Woesearchaeota archaeon, one DNA window encodes the following:
- a CDS encoding AI-2E family transporter has translation MSKSSNRKFLYFGSLGIFLYVAYLLLKPFMVAILSSGIIAYIFYPLYQKLFKVLNNQKVAAFLVSTIIILLVTIPSIFLLNSLTKEAYIIYTFGIQNLNVAELTTCDSPSLLCDVKNLFGDLETRYYLEQALDKGTSYILEFFSRLALSLPAILLDLFIILFITYYLFISSATLTEKIYEFLPFNRNHLKLISKNLNDVTYSIIYGVFIVGILEALLAILAFALIGMPSPIFWGLLIGFLAFIPLIGPAAIWVPILLYQLYFGVYWKVWVILIIGVFLSLMDTFLKPIFISGRTDINPALMLLGVLGGINLFGIIGVILGPLILSFFSVLFKIYMQEKIII, from the coding sequence ATGTCAAAATCTTCAAATCGTAAATTTTTGTATTTTGGTAGTTTAGGAATATTTTTGTATGTGGCTTATTTATTACTTAAACCATTTATGGTTGCTATACTTAGCAGCGGAATTATAGCATATATTTTTTATCCATTATATCAAAAATTATTTAAAGTTTTAAATAATCAGAAAGTAGCAGCATTTTTAGTTTCAACAATTATTATTTTATTGGTGACAATACCTTCGATATTTTTATTAAACAGTTTAACCAAAGAAGCATATATAATTTATACTTTCGGGATTCAAAATTTGAATGTGGCGGAATTAACGACTTGTGATAGTCCCAGTTTATTATGTGATGTTAAGAATTTGTTTGGAGATCTTGAAACCAGATATTATCTTGAACAGGCATTAGATAAGGGTACAAGTTATATTTTAGAATTCTTTTCAAGATTAGCGCTTTCTTTACCCGCAATTTTATTAGATCTATTTATTATACTTTTTATAACATATTATTTGTTTATTTCTTCAGCGACATTAACTGAAAAAATTTATGAATTTCTTCCATTCAATCGGAATCACTTAAAATTAATTTCAAAAAATTTAAATGACGTAACTTATTCGATTATTTATGGTGTATTTATTGTGGGCATACTTGAAGCATTGTTAGCTATACTAGCTTTTGCTTTAATCGGAATGCCGTCACCAATTTTTTGGGGACTTTTAATCGGTTTTTTAGCATTTATACCTTTGATTGGTCCGGCCGCGATATGGGTGCCGATTTTACTTTATCAGCTATATTTTGGAGTTTATTGGAAAGTATGGGTAATTTTAATTATTGGGGTCTTTCTTTCATTGATGGATACATTCCTTAAACCTATTTTTATCTCTGGCAGGACAGATATTAATCCTGCTTTGATGTTGTTAGGGGTTTTGGGAGGCATAAATTTATTTGGGATAATAGGAGTAATACTGGGCCCATTAATACTTTCATTTTTCTCTGTATTGTTTAAAATATATATGCAAGAAAAAATAATTATATGA
- a CDS encoding cation:proton antiporter, producing MVNVFFEVGIIIIVATILAYIVKFFKQPFIPAYIFAGLLLGPITGWVTNSDTITQISEIGIAFLLFIAGLEIDFSRLKNVGLVSTLGGGLQVLFLFVMGYGIGLLFDFSKLISVYIGLILAFSSTMVGVKLLSDKRELDSLHGRIVIGMLLTEDFIAIAALTILTTLNNFSSSLLISSIFKGIALIGVSFIASNYLFPQLFKSTAKSQELLFLVSLSLCFLFSFLFYLGGFSIVIGAFIGGVALANLPYSYEIISKVVPLKDFFSTIFFVSLGLQLTFGDLNIIFLPAAVITISVLIIKPLLTMTTCSIFGYKKHPAFFTSLTLAQISEFSLIIVAQGILLGHIGTEILSLTTMVAIFTITFTSYFMEYGEKMFKKLKNYLNLFERFNLTNQNLEYIPNKRKKHDVVVCGYNRIGYGILKSISKNTDFDRTLVVDFNPEVIRYLIGTNMPCIYGDAGDSEILERINLKTIKMLISTIPTMSTNYLLLHKLREINKKAFVIVTAGQVDEALKLYNHGADYVIMPHLIGGDHVGNIIQKVNNGTLNLKAHKSKIIHDLKERQSLGHEMSIRFN from the coding sequence ATGGTAAATGTATTCTTTGAAGTTGGTATAATAATTATTGTTGCAACTATTTTAGCATATATTGTTAAATTTTTTAAACAACCTTTTATTCCAGCATATATTTTTGCAGGACTTTTACTTGGACCCATTACTGGCTGGGTAACTAACTCGGACACTATTACTCAAATTTCAGAGATAGGCATAGCATTTTTATTATTTATTGCCGGTCTGGAGATTGATTTTAGCAGGTTAAAGAATGTTGGTTTGGTTTCAACGTTAGGCGGGGGGTTGCAGGTTTTATTCTTATTTGTAATGGGTTATGGTATTGGTTTACTTTTTGATTTTAGCAAATTAATCTCGGTATATATTGGGCTTATTTTAGCATTTAGCAGTACTATGGTTGGTGTAAAACTATTATCTGATAAGCGAGAACTTGATAGTTTACATGGGAGAATTGTAATTGGTATGTTGCTTACTGAAGATTTTATTGCAATTGCAGCGTTAACTATATTAACAACACTAAATAATTTTAGTTCAAGTTTACTTATTTCTTCAATCTTCAAAGGAATTGCTTTAATTGGCGTGTCTTTTATTGCAAGCAATTATTTATTTCCACAACTTTTCAAATCAACGGCAAAGTCTCAAGAACTTTTATTTCTGGTTTCGTTATCGCTTTGTTTCCTATTTTCATTTTTATTTTATTTAGGTGGGTTTTCAATTGTAATTGGGGCATTTATTGGGGGCGTGGCGTTAGCTAATCTTCCATATAGTTATGAAATAATAAGTAAAGTTGTGCCTTTAAAAGATTTTTTTTCGACAATATTTTTTGTTTCACTGGGTTTACAGTTGACATTTGGAGACCTCAATATTATTTTTTTACCTGCCGCAGTTATTACAATCTCAGTTTTAATAATTAAACCATTATTAACGATGACTACTTGCAGCATTTTTGGCTATAAAAAACATCCGGCATTTTTTACATCTTTAACACTTGCCCAAATAAGCGAATTTTCATTGATAATTGTTGCGCAAGGAATTTTATTAGGCCATATAGGGACAGAAATTTTATCTTTAACAACAATGGTCGCAATTTTCACAATAACTTTTACATCATACTTTATGGAATATGGTGAAAAAATGTTTAAAAAATTAAAAAATTATCTAAATTTATTCGAACGGTTTAATTTAACAAATCAGAATTTAGAATATATTCCTAATAAAAGAAAAAAACATGATGTTGTAGTTTGCGGTTATAATCGGATAGGCTACGGAATTCTAAAATCGATTAGTAAAAATACCGATTTTGATAGGACGTTAGTTGTAGATTTCAATCCTGAAGTGATTAGGTACCTAATTGGCACAAATATGCCTTGTATTTACGGTGATGCGGGCGATTCAGAAATACTTGAACGTATTAATCTCAAAACTATTAAAATGTTGATATCCACAATTCCAACAATGAGCACTAACTATTTACTTTTGCATAAATTGAGGGAAATTAACAAGAAAGCTTTTGTTATTGTAACGGCCGGTCAAGTTGATGAAGCTTTAAAACTTTATAATCATGGTGCAGATTATGTTATAATGCCCCATCTGATAGGTGGTGACCATGTAGGAAATATTATTCAAAAAGTTAATAATGGCACACTTAATCTGAAAGCCCATAAATCCAAAATTATTCATGATTTAAAGGAACGTCAAAGTCTTGGCCATGAGATGAGTATTAGATTTAATTAG
- a CDS encoding 50S ribosomal protein L16: MAKLRKANAYRRIERAYTRISKYRSKAFVRARPHMVIVKFDTGNTAKQLDTYNYMLNLVSTKSLQIRHNALESARVTSTRILENGIGKTQFHLKIKTFPHHILRENALASGAGADRTSQGMSAAFGKTISTAAQIRKGQTVICVGVDQKTHLPTAKKALQKAACKFPCTFKVAVNEQIQKVV, encoded by the coding sequence ATGGCCAAATTAAGAAAAGCTAATGCTTATAGAAGGATTGAAAGAGCTTACACGAGGATTTCTAAATATCGAAGCAAAGCGTTTGTTAGGGCTAGGCCACATATGGTTATTGTTAAGTTTGATACTGGAAACACAGCTAAACAACTTGATACATATAATTACATGCTTAATCTTGTTTCAACCAAAAGCCTCCAAATAAGGCACAATGCTTTAGAATCTGCAAGAGTTACTAGCACCAGAATTTTAGAGAACGGAATCGGAAAAACACAATTCCACTTAAAAATTAAAACTTTCCCGCACCATATTTTAAGAGAAAATGCATTAGCTAGCGGCGCCGGCGCAGACAGAACAAGTCAAGGTATGAGCGCGGCATTTGGTAAAACAATTAGCACTGCTGCGCAGATTAGAAAAGGTCAAACGGTAATATGTGTGGGTGTTGACCAAAAAACCCATTTACCGACAGCAAAAAAAGCTTTACAAAAAGCAGCATGTAAATTCCCATGTACGTTCAAAGTTGCAGTGAATGAACAAATTCAAAAAGTGGTTTAA
- a CDS encoding peptidylprolyl isomerase produces MKGLILTVLIILFLATFSGCTVCKAPTIIDNENGGCCNDFNDDYKCDAPLNTDIGENNMNPTVTIETTLGTIKAELFLDKAPITAGNFIKLAKKGFYNGIKFHRVIPNFMVQTGDPQGSGIGGPGYNIKDEFNPDLTHEGPGILSMANSGPNTGGSQFFITEVSTPWLDGKHAVFGKVIEGIEVVHEIASVGRDGRDMPLEDVVMSNVTISE; encoded by the coding sequence ATGAAAGGGTTAATCTTAACAGTATTGATTATTTTATTTTTGGCAACATTCAGTGGATGTACCGTTTGTAAAGCGCCAACTATAATCGATAATGAGAATGGCGGCTGTTGCAATGATTTTAACGATGATTATAAATGCGATGCCCCTTTAAATACAGATATAGGTGAAAATAATATGAATCCAACCGTAACAATTGAAACAACGCTAGGCACAATTAAAGCTGAACTTTTTCTTGATAAAGCTCCAATCACAGCAGGTAATTTTATAAAACTTGCAAAAAAAGGTTTTTATAATGGCATTAAATTTCATAGGGTTATTCCTAACTTTATGGTTCAAACCGGAGATCCGCAAGGTTCGGGAATTGGTGGACCGGGTTATAATATTAAGGATGAGTTTAACCCTGATTTAACACATGAAGGTCCTGGCATTTTATCAATGGCAAATTCGGGTCCTAATACCGGAGGCAGTCAGTTTTTTATTACTGAAGTATCAACGCCATGGTTAGACGGTAAACATGCAGTTTTTGGGAAAGTTATTGAAGGCATTGAGGTTGTTCATGAAATTGCAAGTGTTGGACGTGACGGGCGCGATATGCCTCTTGAAGATGTAGTAATGAGTAATGTTACTATTTCAGAATAA
- a CDS encoding DUF814 domain-containing protein yields the protein MVEIKLDLVKSLEENASFYFEKSKKSKKKIAGVLGILQKNIDKLNSIKHKESKKEILVEKSARKKYWYEKFRWFYSSENFLVIGGRDATTNDIIVKKHIEIGDLVFHTDMAGSPFFIVKSEGREIGDITKEETAQATASYNSKAWKAGLSTSDVFYVTPGQISKQAQSGEFLGKGSFMIRGKTTYLHPKLELAIGLKDKEIIGGPVTAIKVNADKYIIITQGKEKSSTIAKKIKSKFKADVDLDDIIRFLPAGGCDIQK from the coding sequence ATGGTAGAAATTAAACTTGATTTAGTAAAATCTCTTGAAGAAAATGCTTCTTTTTATTTTGAAAAATCTAAAAAATCAAAAAAGAAAATTGCAGGCGTGCTTGGGATTTTGCAAAAAAATATTGATAAATTGAATTCTATTAAACATAAAGAATCAAAAAAAGAGATTTTGGTTGAAAAATCTGCCCGGAAAAAGTATTGGTACGAAAAATTTCGTTGGTTTTATAGTTCAGAAAATTTTTTAGTAATTGGTGGCAGAGATGCTACTACTAATGATATCATTGTTAAGAAACATATCGAAATAGGGGATTTAGTGTTTCATACTGATATGGCCGGATCGCCATTTTTTATTGTAAAATCGGAAGGTAGAGAAATAGGGGATATCACCAAAGAAGAAACTGCTCAAGCTACTGCTTCATATAATTCAAAAGCGTGGAAAGCCGGGCTTTCTACTTCAGATGTATTTTATGTAACCCCTGGCCAAATTTCTAAGCAAGCGCAATCTGGCGAGTTTCTAGGGAAAGGTTCGTTCATGATCCGTGGTAAAACTACATACCTGCATCCAAAGTTAGAGTTGGCTATTGGTTTGAAAGATAAAGAGATTATTGGGGGGCCTGTAACCGCTATAAAAGTTAATGCAGATAAATATATAATAATCACACAAGGAAAAGAAAAATCAAGCACAATTGCAAAAAAGATTAAATCTAAATTTAAAGCTGATGTTGATCTTGATGATATAATTAGGTTTTTACCTGCGGGTGGTTGTGATATCCAAAAATAA
- a CDS encoding YhbY family RNA-binding protein: protein MDLNELKVKAHSLEPVIRIGKNGISDTTIKEIVTVLKKRNLIKIKLFKSSLETKNRKQIAKEIADKTGSNLVQVTGFIIVLYKR, encoded by the coding sequence ATGGATTTAAACGAATTAAAAGTTAAAGCGCATAGTCTTGAACCAGTGATACGGATTGGTAAAAACGGGATATCTGATACAACAATTAAAGAGATAGTTACAGTTCTTAAAAAACGTAATCTCATCAAAATCAAACTTTTTAAATCATCTTTAGAAACAAAGAATCGTAAGCAGATTGCCAAGGAAATTGCTGACAAAACCGGCAGCAATTTGGTGCAGGTTACAGGTTTCATAATTGTACTTTATAAAAGATAA
- a CDS encoding thymidine phosphorylase, whose protein sequence is MKLIVKDMDIATGGIQVILINQKDAVKLDLHHGDRVIVKKGNKKTVAITDIAESKKAVSPGHIGLFEEVLDTLNVKQDAIVTIDLIDKPASLVSIRKKLDKKELTKEEINGIVKDIISNNLTEIELCYFISGCYTNGLSLEETGALAKAIVDSGEILNFSNGLIFDKHCIGGVPGNRTTMVVVPICVAAGLKFPKTSSRSITSPSGTADTMEVLAPVSVKLTKLKIIMKKVGGFIAWGGGMGLATADDKLIRLRHPLSLDPQGMLLASILAKKAAVKATHVLIDIPVGLEAKVVSEKKAKILKKDFTMLGKHLGMKIKVILSDGKEPIGHGIGPNLEARDVLWVLQNDIKAPSDLKRKSLYVTTLILKMAGVKRPKETARVMLESGLAYKKMQDMIRAQGGNPYIDPNKIKVGEFSYKVLAQKSGKIKYLHNKRIARIARIAGAPLDKAAGIYLNYHVGYNIKKGETVFIIYSDSKEKLKYAITELNKKPVFEIN, encoded by the coding sequence ATGAAACTAATTGTAAAAGATATGGATATTGCAACAGGGGGCATTCAAGTAATTTTAATCAATCAAAAAGATGCTGTTAAACTTGACCTTCATCATGGAGACAGGGTTATAGTAAAAAAAGGCAATAAGAAAACTGTTGCAATAACCGACATAGCCGAAAGTAAAAAAGCCGTATCCCCAGGGCATATAGGATTATTTGAAGAAGTTTTAGATACTTTAAATGTTAAACAAGACGCAATCGTAACCATTGATTTAATTGATAAACCGGCCAGTTTAGTTTCTATCCGGAAAAAATTAGATAAAAAAGAATTAACTAAAGAAGAGATAAATGGCATAGTAAAAGATATCATTTCAAATAATTTAACCGAGATAGAATTATGTTATTTTATCTCTGGATGCTATACTAATGGGTTATCATTGGAAGAGACGGGGGCGCTTGCAAAAGCAATTGTTGATTCAGGGGAAATTTTAAATTTTTCTAATGGTTTAATATTTGATAAACATTGTATAGGGGGGGTGCCGGGAAATAGGACTACAATGGTGGTAGTTCCCATATGCGTTGCTGCAGGTTTAAAGTTTCCAAAAACTTCTTCGCGTTCTATCACTTCTCCTTCAGGGACTGCAGATACAATGGAAGTATTGGCACCGGTATCAGTTAAATTAACTAAACTTAAAATAATTATGAAAAAAGTAGGGGGATTTATTGCATGGGGCGGGGGCATGGGTCTTGCGACTGCAGATGATAAATTAATTAGACTGAGACATCCGTTAAGTCTGGATCCGCAAGGCATGCTTTTGGCAAGTATCTTGGCGAAAAAAGCGGCAGTCAAGGCGACTCACGTGTTAATTGACATCCCTGTAGGTCTTGAAGCAAAAGTAGTTTCTGAAAAAAAAGCAAAAATACTTAAGAAAGATTTTACAATGCTTGGAAAACATTTAGGCATGAAAATTAAAGTAATTTTAAGTGATGGGAAAGAACCAATTGGTCACGGGATTGGCCCTAATCTTGAAGCAAGAGATGTTTTATGGGTTTTACAAAACGATATCAAAGCTCCTTCGGATTTAAAACGTAAATCTTTATATGTTACAACTTTAATTTTGAAAATGGCCGGTGTTAAACGGCCTAAAGAGACAGCTCGTGTTATGTTAGAATCAGGTTTAGCGTATAAAAAAATGCAGGATATGATCCGGGCTCAGGGAGGTAATCCGTATATTGATCCCAATAAGATTAAAGTTGGAGAATTCAGTTACAAAGTGTTGGCCCAAAAATCAGGTAAGATTAAATATTTGCATAATAAAAGGATTGCGAGGATTGCAAGAATTGCCGGCGCTCCATTGGATAAAGCAGCGGGCATTTATTTAAATTACCATGTAGGTTATAATATTAAAAAAGGCGAAACTGTTTTTATAATCTATTCTGACTCAAAAGAAAAATTAAAATACGCGATAACTGAATTAAATAAAAAGCCAGTTTTTGAAATTAATTAA
- a CDS encoding 50S ribosome-binding GTPase — translation MSFQKILQVEKHDFYIDLAFASATKAAKAMKSKHFKLPRHEIIRKVEITKLSVINRLVSEHLTKLADSFPDIDLLSVFYYELIRSTLDIGLFKKSIAALRWIIKTSDTLTTKYVGIVNQTKNPDKMMQYRREYYGRISSLFKQTKETFVFLHEARKTFRSYPIVKDMPTVAICGFPNIGKTTLLSKLTSSKPEIADYAFTTKSLNMGYAEVGHKKIQFIDTPGTLNRFDKMNFIERQAYLAAKYCANVIIYIYDLSEPYSLRDQQLLLQKFKEFNKPIIIYLSKTDILPKEIVSQFKGDKDIILTIKELNSRISTHIKELETKS, via the coding sequence ATGAGCTTTCAAAAGATATTACAGGTGGAAAAACATGATTTTTACATTGATTTAGCTTTTGCCAGCGCCACAAAGGCAGCAAAAGCAATGAAATCCAAACATTTCAAATTGCCTCGGCATGAGATAATTCGGAAAGTTGAAATTACAAAATTAAGTGTCATTAACAGACTTGTTTCTGAGCATTTGACTAAATTAGCAGACTCGTTTCCAGATATCGATTTATTGTCTGTATTTTATTATGAACTAATAAGATCCACCTTAGATATTGGCTTGTTTAAAAAATCAATTGCGGCCCTCAGATGGATAATTAAAACCTCTGATACACTTACAACTAAATACGTAGGTATAGTTAATCAGACAAAAAATCCAGACAAGATGATGCAATACCGCCGAGAATATTATGGGAGGATATCTTCACTGTTTAAGCAGACTAAAGAAACATTTGTTTTTTTACACGAGGCAAGAAAAACGTTTAGGTCATACCCCATTGTTAAAGATATGCCAACAGTTGCAATTTGCGGATTTCCGAATATTGGTAAAACAACTTTGCTTTCCAAACTCACTAGTTCAAAACCCGAAATTGCAGATTATGCTTTTACAACTAAAAGCCTTAACATGGGTTATGCGGAAGTCGGTCATAAAAAAATTCAATTTATTGATACGCCTGGAACTTTAAACAGGTTTGACAAAATGAATTTTATTGAAAGACAAGCATATCTTGCTGCAAAATATTGCGCAAATGTGATTATTTATATTTATGATTTATCTGAACCATACTCTTTGAGGGATCAACAATTATTATTGCAAAAATTTAAAGAATTTAATAAACCTATCATTATTTATTTAAGTAAAACAGACATCCTTCCTAAAGAGATAGTTTCACAATTTAAAGGAGATAAAGATATTATATTAACTATCAAAGAATTAAATTCTAGAATTTCTACACATATTAAGGAATTGGAAACTAAAAGTTAA